The Aequorivita sublithincola DSM 14238 genome window below encodes:
- a CDS encoding GNAT family N-acetyltransferase: MNTPIIRLIEKRDNPQIAKVIRSVLIDFNVPKVGTAYADAALDCMFETYQKPKSSYFVVEENNKIIGGAGIAQLDNYQGNVCELQKMYFLPEARGRGVGMQMMEFCLAKANEFGFEKIYLETMEYMVHAQTLYKKAGFEYIESAIGDTGHYSCPVHMLKKL; the protein is encoded by the coding sequence ATGAACACACCGATTATCCGTCTTATTGAAAAGAGAGACAATCCACAAATTGCTAAAGTAATACGCAGCGTTTTGATAGATTTCAATGTTCCAAAAGTTGGAACTGCTTATGCAGATGCAGCATTGGATTGTATGTTTGAAACTTATCAAAAACCAAAATCTAGCTATTTTGTAGTTGAAGAAAACAATAAAATTATAGGAGGCGCTGGTATTGCACAATTGGACAATTACCAAGGTAATGTCTGCGAACTTCAAAAAATGTATTTTCTCCCCGAAGCTCGAGGAAGAGGTGTGGGTATGCAAATGATGGAATTCTGTTTGGCAAAAGCGAACGAATTTGGTTTCGAAAAAATATATTTAGAAACTATGGAATATATGGTGCACGCCCAAACCTTATACAAGAAAGCCGGTTTTGAATATATTGAAAGCGCTATAGGAGATACGGGTCATTATTCTTGCCCTGTACATATGCTGAAGAAACTTTAA
- the ribD gene encoding bifunctional diaminohydroxyphosphoribosylaminopyrimidine deaminase/5-amino-6-(5-phosphoribosylamino)uracil reductase RibD — MKIHEKYMLRCIQLAKNGLGTTYPNPLVGSLIVHNNRIIGEGWHYKAGQPHAEVNAVNSVENKKLLKEATIYVSLEPCSHFGKTPPCADLIIESGIKKIIVGSLDPNPKVAGRGIKRFMEAGCDVVVGVSEKECDELNKRFFTFHTKKRPYIFLKWAQTIDGFIAPKNETRKETKPVWITNEFSRQLVHKMRAEEQSILVGTYTVLQDNPSLTVRDWAGENPLRIVIDKELKIPQDFSVFDERSKTVVFNERETKTSEQIDFEKIGFSEEIPQQICEVLFQRNIQSIIIEGGAKTLQSFIDANLWDEAFVFSGKKTFGEGVKAPIFKGEITSEVKIKDDTLRIFKNLKN; from the coding sequence GTGAAGATACACGAAAAATATATGTTGCGCTGCATCCAACTGGCCAAAAACGGACTGGGAACCACCTATCCAAATCCATTGGTGGGAAGCCTGATTGTTCACAACAACAGAATAATTGGCGAAGGTTGGCACTACAAAGCAGGACAACCACACGCTGAAGTGAATGCTGTTAACAGTGTTGAAAATAAAAAACTCTTAAAGGAAGCAACAATCTACGTGAGCCTAGAACCTTGTAGTCACTTTGGCAAAACGCCGCCTTGTGCAGATTTGATAATTGAAAGCGGAATAAAAAAAATAATTGTCGGAAGTTTAGATCCAAACCCAAAAGTTGCAGGCCGCGGCATTAAAAGATTTATGGAAGCTGGTTGCGACGTGGTTGTTGGTGTTTCGGAGAAAGAATGCGACGAATTAAACAAACGTTTTTTTACATTTCACACAAAAAAGAGACCCTACATTTTCCTAAAGTGGGCGCAGACAATTGATGGTTTTATCGCGCCAAAAAATGAAACGCGAAAGGAAACAAAGCCTGTTTGGATAACGAATGAATTTTCTCGGCAACTTGTTCATAAAATGCGCGCCGAAGAACAATCTATTTTAGTGGGAACATACACTGTTTTGCAGGACAATCCATCGCTAACGGTTCGTGATTGGGCGGGAGAAAATCCTTTGCGAATTGTAATTGACAAAGAACTGAAGATTCCCCAGGATTTTTCAGTTTTTGATGAACGTTCGAAAACGGTTGTTTTTAATGAAAGAGAAACGAAAACTTCAGAGCAAATAGATTTTGAAAAGATTGGTTTTTCAGAAGAAATTCCACAACAAATATGTGAGGTTCTTTTCCAAAGAAATATTCAATCTATTATTATTGAAGGTGGAGCAAAAACGCTTCAATCCTTTATTGATGCAAATCTTTGGGATGAAGCTTTTGTTTTTTCGGGAAAGAAAACATTTGGTGAAGGTGTGAAAGCTCCAATTTTTAAAGGCGAAATCACTTCCGAAGTAAAAATAAAGGACGACACCTTACGAATCTTTAAAAACCTAAAGAATTGA
- a CDS encoding EamA family transporter translates to MIALALSILSSTMIFVVFKLFSKFKINTLHAIVFNYITACFLGIILQKNTVDFTTIPNYGWFPYTLALGVLFIIVFNLMALTTQRSGLSVVSVATKMSVVIPVLFGLIYYEESLSAFKIIGIILALIAVYLASIKTKDGIKIKSSNLIFPILVFFGGGIIDTTIKYLEGEFVAKDDIPIFTATIYAVAGTIGFSILIFHAIKGKFQFKLKNVIGGIVLGIPNFFSIYFLVQALRSGIFDSSGVFTINNVAIVMASTILGILLFKEKLLIKNWIGIGLAVLGILFIALAV, encoded by the coding sequence TTGATAGCACTGGCGCTTAGCATTCTTTCATCCACAATGATTTTTGTGGTTTTTAAGCTTTTTTCAAAGTTTAAAATTAATACACTACACGCTATAGTTTTCAATTATATTACTGCTTGTTTTTTAGGTATAATCTTACAGAAAAACACTGTCGATTTTACCACGATACCCAACTATGGTTGGTTTCCTTATACGCTAGCGTTAGGCGTATTGTTTATAATCGTTTTCAATTTAATGGCGCTAACCACACAACGGAGTGGGCTCTCGGTGGTATCTGTAGCCACAAAGATGAGCGTTGTGATACCGGTTCTTTTCGGACTGATATATTATGAGGAGAGTCTCAGTGCTTTTAAAATTATTGGAATTATTTTGGCACTTATTGCTGTTTATTTAGCCTCTATAAAAACCAAGGATGGAATAAAAATAAAATCTTCAAACCTTATCTTTCCTATTCTAGTTTTTTTCGGAGGCGGAATTATTGACACCACAATTAAATACTTGGAAGGTGAATTTGTAGCTAAAGATGACATCCCTATTTTTACTGCAACCATATATGCTGTGGCAGGAACTATTGGGTTTAGCATATTAATTTTTCACGCGATTAAAGGAAAATTTCAGTTTAAGTTAAAAAACGTTATCGGCGGAATTGTATTAGGAATACCAAATTTCTTTTCAATTTATTTTTTGGTACAAGCATTACGAAGCGGTATTTTTGATAGCTCGGGCGTTTTTACAATAAATAATGTTGCAATTGTGATGGCTTCAACTATTCTAGGAATTTTATTATTTAAGGAGAAATTATTAATAAAAAACTGGATTGGTATTGGGCTGGCGGTGCTTGGTATTTTATTTATAGCTTTGGCTGTCTAA